tcttcaaatcttcGTGAACACGACATTTtgtcttcattttcttcacatCGTTGCTGATGACTGAATGTCAAACCTATACCTCACTGCTGGGTCCTATTATATGACACCGGGTTTCGATTCATAATTCCTTAAACAACAGAATATTAATCAAGTTATCTGAAATATACATAAAGTGAACCATCTATGACTTAACCCACCAAAACTGAGAATAgcgaaggagggggggggggcgtttgaTCTTAAATCATCTTTCATTTAGTTTCATCAAGGCTATGATAGATTAGTTTCTAACGCAATAATGTCACATGATGATAACCTCCAATACATCCATCGCTGTATATCTATTAATTCATAATCttccaacaacaacaaaaataaacaaaatatatacttATTGGATAATTGCAATATCCATACACATATATACATGGACTCTCTATGTATAAAAATGCTTATATACAATGATTCAAATTCTCATAACATCGATAAAGTTTACGAAACAACTTAGCCTTTTAAAAGTGCTATTTGTCAAGTcatcaaatatgaattttaaaaatgaattgaaagtgACAAACAGTTTGTGTTCTACGAAATGAGACTGAAATGATACCACACAAGGATGAGGTGTATTTAAATGAATTCTTTGgtacattatatacatgtatgtcataatACCACATCCGAAAGCAGAAACCTATAGTACTACAGGTGTGAAATGGCCTGCCTGAATTCGTGGTAATTCATTTTGAGAGCAAAAGGTCGATAACTTTACCTAATTTAAGTACCGCCTTTCgttttgttgcatttttttacaatgtagtACAAgccacaaaatataaaattatttacagaatatatctctatattttctttgttatatgATATCCTATAATGTACATTTGTACATACATTCATACgcatgaataaatatgaaatagtaAAATCATGCTAACCCTGTAAGCAATGGTTAGCATGCATTTTCTAAATATCAAGtagttaaagggaaagttcatcCAGACATAAtagttcattgtaaaaaaaaaaaaaaatgaattaaacaattTTGGTAAAGGGAAGTGAGGAGTAtctatcaaagatttaaaaagtcattagaatttgtttcatttgtgaCGCCATATCCGAGTATCTTCCCCGTTTCTAATGTGatagaataataaatgaaatgtaattttctttataaaaaaaagaaaatgaaaaaaattttcattataccttcagtatatcaacagacaatAATCACCATGATCCATtacacaaaatgaaatgttatattacataacatgtaggacagctgctcgcatatgacgtcacaaatcaaaatcttAAAATTCTATTGACTTTTTATATCTTTAATGAAATTTCCTCGAATCTTCATTTTCCtggtatttttacatttttctgtcatggtgaacttcccctttaactgcAGGTAATCGAAGTGCATCAATATGAATAGAATTTCGAAAAATTAGATATACACTTTATACATTACATGCACCACTTACATTGTATACCATCATATTCTTTAGACGAATTCATTCCTTTCTAAGTGAAAGAGATGAAAATTAAGACAAAGGTGTCATCGTTTATATAATTAAGGCGTCCACAACTTGAAATTTAATCAATTTACCCCCTCTCCCCTGTAGAATCGGGTAAATTGAAATCATAGGCTTATATGTTTTCAACGCACAACCCATTGAATACTTGAAAGAGGTGCTATTTTACATGATGAAGATTCACAGTATTTATAATGCGCTatatttctgttaaaaacatTCTTAGACACAGGCTCATCCAATTAAGATAATTGCTTCACATCTGCTGAAATTCTaagaatctcttttttttctagaatGCAATTGAGTGGAaccaatgataatgaaattaattgatctCTTTTTACAGAAgtgtgattgatttttattggaATTGTCATAATCACAATAGAAGGGAATTCTGACAGTGTGAATTCCACTTTGATTGGAATAGTGTTTGTCAATCTTATGAAAGTTTTCATACggaaaaaaatcactaaaaatgggggaaaatgaAATGTGTTTCTGATTAATAATACAGTCAAATGACGAAAAAGTAAAAAACTGATAATATTTGTTTAACTCACGTGAGGATCTCATTAAATCGCAGATTAGCACTCAAGACCGAAATAGACCATCGCACAGCGGAAACATAATATTTAGTCGTTCATGCTTTTGCGAATGTTGATCGTTTTAATTGCAAGTGTCCTGCCACTATTCTTCCTGTGATAGCGCCAACCACTGCCAAAAGCACATCGTCTTGCGATCAACATCGAGTAAAATATCCGATCAAAATTTGAATTCCAGGTAATTTCAGGAGAGTGTTCATAGTATGATGCcaggaaagaaaacaaagaaaattaaacatttttttacaggaGATTCCCACTATTGGCTGATTTTCTTGTATCCTTCAATATGACACCCTTTAAGAATAATCGCGCCAAGTCGGAACCGGTTGCACATCCAAGCATTACCATCGATAGCGTTACGATTAGTTGAGCGACAGTATCATGTAGTCTCTATATAGATTCCATGATTTGCTTCTTCGATACAGGGCGCTATCGTAATCTACATGTGTTGCTCTAACTGAATGTGACCCATTAAGATCAATTATTAGTCGTTTTCTCTCACCAGTTGTCAAGCAATGTTGTGCAATACTTGTTCGCACGACTGGTGCACGACCCCGGTGCACGACCTTTCTTAACGAACTGACGGCATTtcaagcccctttcacaattggtggtgcgactgcttacaaccgttgcgattGTGTGCAACATAATTATATTGTGACCAGGTGATCGCAAACGGTCGCACGACCAATTGTTAAGACCCTTTAGTTAAAAAGACCCCCGATTTTTATAACATGCTGTACATTATCCATTATCGACACTCAGGTATTACAGTATGACCACGGTCAAGAGCGGTCAAATCGGCCTTTCAACCATCAATGACCAGTCTGGACGTATACTACAGCCAAAGAAGAACGCAACAGGTCCCTGTTGCATAAATGTTACTTTtacggtaactttgccatcaactggtatctttcatggaatccttaattctgattggctgttgatcatttttaccatggtagttaccattggatggcaaagttaccataatggtgtcttttatgcaacggggcccagaacCGTAGTTGTAGACCGAAAAAGACAGAACTGAAAACTTCTTGAAACTTTCACGGTCAATACGGCCACCCAGCCAACCAATTCTGACCGTTGCTCTTAATTGTTTTATAGCAATTTTAATCATGAACTGCGGTTGCATGAAAAAAACATCGTGGGCTATTACCAATAACAATGGTCAGATAGATGGGTATATAGGATGAAACGGATCTTTCTTTGAATTCACTTAACACAATGTTAGTATTACCAACTATGAGAACATCAGTCTGAAACTGTCACAACAAGGTTTGAAGAGGCCTCGAGATTTGTATGTTCGCTACGTCTCTTCTCCGGAACGATCGATTCTCTCATTAACTTAACAAGcttgatgaaaaatatgatgAGAGAACCTATGTATGAGCAACTCTGAGCTGGGTCATAAACGGACAGTTCTTGATTCGCTTGATGATCTGCCTGAAGGACTAAGATATCCGTCCACCAGAGCTAGTAAACGACTTCCTACTTCCTACTGCTGACATCCGAGTAGAGTTGGTGGTATTCCTCGTCTGTTCACATTCAAGGGCAGCTGTTCCGTTTGGGTAGAGCTCGTGGCAGCAGATGAGTTGAGCCTTGCagtttctttccttcttccccGTACAGCAGCAAGAACAGGCCTGGTAGTAATTCTTGCGGAAATTCTCACAGAGACACGAGTAGAGCAGCGGGTTGAGACAGCTGTTGGCATACCCCATCAATCTGCAGAGTATACCTGCGTAGTAGCTGAAAGGTGACAGGGGAATGAGCTGCCAGCATTCCATGATGCTACGGATGTGATAAGGGAGCCAACAGATGGAGAAACAAGACACAAGGATCATCACCATTCGCGCCACTTTGCGTCTCGTGTGTCGTCTGCGCGGAGCACCGGTCATGTAGGGACTGACGAACTCCGCTCCAGCGTTCCATAGTACAGCAGCCATGCGGGCATAACACAGGCAGATGACACCAAGAGGGAGTACGTAGAAGAAGACAAACAGACTTGTCTTGAAGGCTCTTTGAGACATAATGTTTGGCCATACCTCAACACAGAGCCTGT
This genomic window from Lytechinus variegatus isolate NC3 chromosome 10, Lvar_3.0, whole genome shotgun sequence contains:
- the LOC121422235 gene encoding galanin receptor 2b-like — its product is MSQRAFKTSLFVFFYVLPLGVICLCYARMAAVLWNAGAEFVSPYMTGAPRRRHTRRKVARMVMILVSCFSICWLPYHIRSIMECWQLIPLSPFSYYAGILCRLMGYANSCLNPLLYSCLCENFRKNYYQACSCCCTGKKERNCKAQLICCHELYPNGTAALECEQTRNTTNSTRMSAVGSRKSFTSSGGRIS